From a region of the Gordonia sp. KTR9 genome:
- a CDS encoding type II toxin-antitoxin system death-on-curing family toxin produces MTDFLDREDVLTAGSVACGEQLIVRDEGLLQAAVARPLTSVFGVEAYPNLWDKAAALMHSLARNHPFVDGNKRTSWASANVFLHINGIMPTVDLDVDRAEVFVNDVAKGVIDEWADIADGLHYLYGLSHRSLPINSPVKDDRRER; encoded by the coding sequence ATGACAGACTTTCTGGATCGAGAGGACGTCCTCACGGCCGGTTCGGTGGCGTGTGGCGAGCAGCTGATCGTGCGGGACGAGGGTCTACTCCAGGCCGCCGTCGCCAGACCGCTGACCTCAGTGTTCGGTGTTGAGGCGTACCCGAACCTCTGGGACAAAGCAGCGGCGCTGATGCACTCGCTCGCGCGCAATCACCCGTTCGTCGACGGCAACAAGCGCACCTCCTGGGCGAGTGCCAACGTCTTCCTACACATCAACGGCATCATGCCGACTGTGGATCTTGACGTCGATCGCGCCGAGGTGTTCGTCAACGACGTCGCCAAAGGTGTCATCGACGAGTGGGCCGACATCGCGGACGGCCTGCACTACCTGTACGGACTGAGCCATCGATCGCTGCCCATCAACTCGCCCGTTAAGGATGATCGCCGTGAACGATAA
- a CDS encoding helix-turn-helix domain-containing protein yields MNDKRRKKLDGIAQRADVNLRTLLESLSEELDAVHREEVNAYNNLPEPVEDRSRRDEMQAGLYLIAEAKRLLDSWASHVDELAYLITTATGVNGYAQRRPTPKNPHPHPERRRSTMPAAHIPSVSTEDDLQAFTKPEVMARLKCSERHVDRLIDAGKLQPIGRRARGVTVRITARSLREYIYGPVSAGEPA; encoded by the coding sequence GTGAACGATAAACGTCGTAAGAAGCTTGACGGCATCGCTCAGCGTGCTGATGTCAACCTGCGCACACTCCTCGAATCTCTGTCCGAAGAACTTGACGCGGTCCATCGCGAGGAGGTCAATGCGTACAACAACCTCCCCGAGCCAGTAGAGGACAGGTCCCGCCGCGATGAGATGCAAGCAGGTCTCTACTTGATCGCGGAAGCCAAGCGCCTGCTGGATAGCTGGGCCTCGCACGTTGACGAACTTGCCTACCTCATCACGACTGCGACCGGCGTCAATGGATACGCACAACGCAGGCCTACCCCGAAGAACCCGCACCCCCATCCTGAACGGAGGCGATCTACCATGCCCGCCGCACACATTCCCTCCGTATCTACCGAAGACGACCTCCAAGCGTTCACGAAGCCCGAGGTGATGGCCCGGCTCAAGTGCTCAGAACGGCACGTTGACCGTCTCATCGACGCCGGTAAACTCCAGCCCATCGGCCGACGTGCTCGCGGCGTCACGGTCCGCATCACGGCGCGTTC